A part of Anolis sagrei isolate rAnoSag1 chromosome 3, rAnoSag1.mat, whole genome shotgun sequence genomic DNA contains:
- the OXGR1 gene encoding 2-oxoglutarate receptor 1, translating into MANFSTFQNLTATFGNCTDGGSSFQNAYLSFIYIALFVVCFPGNILVISVYVFKMRPWRSSTIIMFNLAVTDLLYVCCLPFLVHYAINGENWIFGNFMCKFIRFNFYFNTYSSIYFLTCFSLFRFVVVVYPMSCFSIQKRRWAIVACTTVWVLSLLAVSPMTYLVTTKQSSNRLICTDLTNSEPLNSARWFNWILTTFGFFLPLITVTLCYAVIIYTLAQGPHTGTNHKQKARMLAIVLLAVFYVCFLPFHIFRGVRIELKLHPVDCITMKLVRDMFTVTTSLASLNTFGNLILYVVLGDNFQQAILSICKLLIKSHKK; encoded by the coding sequence ATGGCCAATTTCTCCACTTTCCAAAACCTTACAGCTACTTTTGGAAACTGcactgatggagggagctcattcCAGAATGCCTACTTGTCTTTTATTTATATCGCACTCTTCGTAGTGTGCTTTCCTGGGAACATTCTTGTGATTTCTGTATATGTCTTCAAAATGAGGCCTTGGAGAAGCAGCACTATTATTATGTTCAATCTGGCTGTCACTGACCTGCTGTACGTCTGTTGCCTTCCATTCTTAGTCCATTATGCCATCAATGGAGAAAATTGGATCTTTGGAAACTTCATGTGCAAGTTCATTCGATTCAACTTCTACTTCAACACCTACAGCAGCATCTACTTTCTCACCTGTTTCAGCCTTTTCCGCTTTGTTGTCGTTGTCTATCCCATGAGTTGCTTTTCCATTCAGAAGCGGAGATGGGCCATTGTGGCCTGCACTACAGTCTGGGTCCTTTCGTTGTTGGCTGTCAGTCCAATGACCTACTTGGTCACAACAAAACAAAGCTCTAACAGATTAATTTGCACAGATTTAACCAATTCTGAACCCCTGAACTCTGCAAGATGGTTTAATTGGATCCTAACCACATTTGGCTTCTTCTTGCCTTTAATAACTGTGACTCTTTGCTATGCTGTGATTATCTACACATTGGCCCAAGGGCCCCACACTGGCACCAACCACAAGCAAAAGGCCCGTATGCTAGCCATTGTCCTTCTAGCTGTCTTCTATGTGTGTTTCTTACCTTTTCACATATTTCGAGGAGTTCGTATTGAGTTAAAGCTCCATCCTGTAGACTGCATCACAATGAAGCTTGTTCGAGACATGTTTACTGTGACTACATCCTTAGCATCATTAAATACCTTCGGCAATTTAATCCTTTATGTTGTGCTTGGGGATAATTTCCAGCAGGCCATTCTTTCGATCTGTAAATTGCTCATAAAATCACATAAGAAATAG